The genomic DNA TCTTTAGACGGTAAGGCTCATATTGATGCATCTCATGTATTAGTAGACTTAATCAATGCTTCAGGTCCAACAAATAGAGAAGCGTTTTTAATTGAAATGCTTCAATTAATGAATGTATCATTATTAGCAAATTCAAATACATTTTTTGGAGCTGAAGGTACATTAAAACTTGATGAAAGCAATACTGCTTACAACAAAAATTTAGGAGAAACTTTATCTTATAGATGAGATTCTTTAAATAAAGCTGTGGATCAACAAATTGAACGTGAAAAAGAAACATACAAAGTAAAAAACGGTAAAAAATGAGAATCTAAATGAAAAGATATGCTATATGAAAAATACACAGTATATCAAAACAAGAAAAAAGAAATGGATTTAGATTTCTTAGAAAAAAAATATAAAGCAAATATTTTATTAACAGATACTACAAACAATGCTACAAAAGCAATTTTAGATGTTTTATTAAATACAGATAGTTATGGAGTTACTTGAGTAACTGCGCAAACAGTTAAAAATAAACTATCTAAATTATTAGAAGTTATTAATGATGATGCTAAATTTAGCTCAGTTTATGAAGCTGATAAAAATGCAGTTAGTCAAATTATAAATGCTCAAACAATGGATTCAAAAAATTGAAAAGCACCTGCCGACTTAGATGTTGCAGCAGCTAAAGCAGCTGTTAGAAATATTACAAGTGATAAAATTATTTGTGATGTTCCAGAAGACATCAATCAATGAGTTGCAACATCAAGTAATACAAGATCAGGAATGTTAAGTAACTCACAACTTTTCTTTTTAGAGAAATATTTTGAAATTAAAGCACCACTTGCAATTAGTGAAATTACAATTCCGTTTGCAACAAATGGTAAATTTGAAGATGGAATCTCTTACGAAGACTTTAAAGGTGATTTTGATGTAACTGCAAAAGATATTGATAAACTTTTAGTCAAATTAACACCAGATAAACAAGAACCTTTAGCTGAAAGTTTTTGAAATGAAGCAGCTAGAAACTCAAGTAAGTTAAACATCGGGTCAATTAAAAAGTATGATAAATTGCTTACTTTACAATCAACTGATTTTTCAGATTCATTAAAAAACGTAGTTTACGATTATGTTTTAGGAAGTGAATATGAAAAACCAGAAGAATTAAGTTTTGACGGAAAAGATTTTGAAGCTGATATTAAAAAAATAACTAACAAACTTACAAGAGCGGAAAGTGTTGGATCTCCATCATTAGAATCAAGAGCTGCAGCTGCTTCTAAGGGTGCAAATGTATTTTATGGTACTTTAAAAAATAATCCAGGTAAATTATTATATATTGATACTGATGGAATGCATATAGTTTCAATTGATGGGTATGATCAGTTAAAAAATAAAACAGAGAATAAATTCAAAGATTTAACACCTCTTGCTCAACTTCAAG from Spiroplasma tabanidicola includes the following:
- a CDS encoding lipoprotein; the protein is MKKLLTLLGSLTLVSSAANVAVACGTYDIKDNGNSVIVQFLNSLDGKAHIDASHVLVDLINASGPTNREAFLIEMLQLMNVSLLANSNTFFGAEGTLKLDESNTAYNKNLGETLSYRWDSLNKAVDQQIEREKETYKVKNGKKWESKWKDMLYEKYTVYQNKKKEMDLDFLEKKYKANILLTDTTNNATKAILDVLLNTDSYGVTWVTAQTVKNKLSKLLEVINDDAKFSSVYEADKNAVSQIINAQTMDSKNWKAPADLDVAAAKAAVRNITSDKIICDVPEDINQWVATSSNTRSGMLSNSQLFFLEKYFEIKAPLAISEITIPFATNGKFEDGISYEDFKGDFDVTAKDIDKLLVKLTPDKQEPLAESFWNEAARNSSKLNIGSIKKYDKLLTLQSTDFSDSLKNVVYDYVLGSEYEKPEELSFDGKDFEADIKKITNKLTRAESVGSPSLESRAAAASKGANVFYGTLKNNPGKLLYIDTDGMHIVSIDGYDQLKNKTENKFKDLTPLAQLQAFNDFHKLSDNQKIYYMQHDTETTSNSENRNYMNILNNSIKNNYLRYLVNNSLISGISDAPVSFDIVNELKSWVSVTSATDKETFWMTAVFDYFKNVTTKTKEDSNSLEDVEIFLKKLVVFGEENPTNKEFEEIAKSMQGWVASKIKVAQINISVAPQIAFSEKHTAWVKTIKSNTTTNYPKAVIENSNFSIEKIGGAIQKIWPAKGAIYTEGAAAISSPISMKSLLESDLIKNNFINSYLEAKKIGGKK